The Paenibacillus sp. G2S3 region ATTTCTATGCTATTCTAGAAACGTGGATTTATACAAAATTTTTGTACATAGAATTAGAGATGCCCGGACTTGGTAATTAATTTTAATAAGCGAATAGGAAGAATAATATTATTTTTTTAGAAATGGGGGAGTAAGTTATAGTGGAATCAACTGAAGCACAAAACAAAAAACATTGGAAACGGGATATAATTATCTTTCTAAGTAGTCAAACATTTTCGTTATTCGGCTCTGCATTAGTTCAATATGCAATTATGTGGTACGTTACACTCACAACAAAATCGGGTATGATGATGACGTTATTTATTATTTGTGGATTCATTCCTACCTTTCTATTATCTCCATTTGCAGGTGTATGGGCGGACCGCTTCAACCGGAAATATCTAATTATCATAGCAGATGCCATGATTGCCTTTGTCACACTGATTTTAGCCATTACATTTTTGTTAGGTTATGATGAGATATGGTTGTTATTCGCCATTGCTGCAGTTCGCGCCCTCGGAGCTGGGGTTCAATCACCTGCGGTTGGGGCAATATTACCTCAAATCGTACCAGAGGATAAGCTGACGAAAGTAAATGGGATTAACGGAAGTCTTCAAGCACTAATGATGTTTGTTGCACCTATCGTTAGCGCGTCATTGCTTTCATTGGCAACAATTGAGGTCATTTTCTTTATTGATGTTGTCACAGCGGCGATAGCGATCTTTACATTATCTTTCTTTTTGAAAATATCTTTGCATAAAAAAGCGACTGATAAGCAAACGACTAGTTATTTGGAAGATTTTAAACAGGGTTTAAGCTATATTAAAAACCACAGCTTTCTCAAAACCTTTTTCATTTTTTTCGCCTTTTTCTTTGTATTGATGGCGCCGGCGGCATTTTTAACACCGCTACAAGTGACGCGCAGCTTCGGAGATGATTATTGGCGATTAACAGCCATTGAAATTGCTTTCTCTATCGGTATGATGGCTGGTGGAGCAATTATTGCCTCATGGGGCGGCTTCCGCAACAAGGTATATACGATGACTTTCGCTAGCTTAATTATGGGTGTATGTACGTTAGCTTTGGGTGTTGTACCTGTATTTTGGATTTATTTAGCTATGATGGCTATATTCGGCGTAGCTATACCCGTCTTTAATACACCGACAACCGTAATGCTACAAGAGAAGGTAGATCCTGATTACTTGGGACGTATATTTGGAGTATTCGGTATGATATCGACTTCCATGATGCCAATCGGAATGTTGATATTCGGTCCGCTCGCGGATGTAATTAAGATTGAATGGCTCCTTGTTGGAACAGGGTTACTCACTGTAGTGCTGTCTATTTTCTTCATTCGTAACAAACGTTTGGTTGAAGCTGGGATGCCGTTAATAAAGGAAGCATCACAAGAGTAGAAAAAAAGAAGCTCTCCTGAAGTTCAATTGAACTTTGTGGAGGCTTTTCTTAATTAGAAAAAAGGAGACCGACAATGACTTATTCACAGATCTGGAACAACTCAGGAAATGAAGCTGAAATTCTCTATTTGGAACAGCAGATTGAAGCCGTTAAAAAAGAAATAAAACGAGCAAAAGCCGCAAAACAACAGGAGATATTGGATCAAGCGAATCGTAAGCTGGCTGAACTGGAAGCGAAGCTGGATGAGCTAGAGGAGTAGAGGCTAGCAGTCCCTACGTTGCATCAATATTTTGACAGCTTGAATATCGGTTTTGCAATCATACGAAGCCAATAAGCAAATACGGTCGTTCCGGTCCATGAGGTTCGCTTATTCTGTAGGTATTGATCGTTGATAATATAAGTCCGGGTGGAAGCAGGGCTTTTCAGACCGAACTTTTCCCATTCTGCCGGATCATTCGAACCTTCGAGCCTTTCAAGCATATCCTCCGACGCGCTATTTATTTTAGAAGGAATTTGCTCGTAGGCTTCGGTGATTTGCGAATGAAATTCGTCGATCGGATTGCGGCTGGCAAGGCTCTCCAAGTGAATGCCTTCGCGAAGGTAAGAAACGTATGCAAGATGGTCAGCCCAGAGCTCGTCGATATAAAAAAGCCGTACCCGCTGCTCCGCTGGGCTCAACGGCTGCTCGCCTTTTAAAATTCGGAGCCGCTCCGCGTATAGAATTCGCCTCTGATCCTCCACCATATCCGAATAACCGTTCAGTTCCTTGTGGATATCGAAGTTTTGGCCCATAACAATACGCTGAATACTTGTGATCTTGCTGCTGAGCACCTCTTCAAGAGCCTCATCCTGCTTGGGAGCGCGAACCGTTTTATGGATGCCGAAGCGAAGCATCAACTCGTCCTCCAAGCTTACATAAAAAACAGAAGCTCCCGGGTCGCCTTGGCGGCCGGAACGCCCGCGCAGCTGGTCGTCGATACGCACGCTTTCGTTCACATGGGTGCCAATCACGTACAACCCGCCCAGCTTGGCGACTACCTCTGCTTGCGCGGGATCACCGCCGCCGAGCCGGATGTCGACGCCGCGTCCCGCCATATTTGTAGACACCGTCACTGCGCTGATTTCTCCCGCCTTAGCGATGATGCCAGCTTCTTCCGCATCGTTTTTCGCATTCAGGACATGGCAAGATACGCCGGCAGCCGCTAGCGCCTCTGCCAGCATATCTGATTCCTCGACGCTTGACGTACCAATGAGAATTGGACGTCCCGTCCTATGGACGGCCGAGATTTCTTGTACGAGTGCCTTAAGCTTGGCTTCTTTATGGGTATAAATCCGGTGCGGATGGTCGATTCGAATGTTTGACCGATTCGGCGGAATTTGTACGACCTGCAGCGCATAAATATCTTCGAAGTCCATTGCGGAAGCATGCGCGGTAGCCGTCATTCCGCAAATCTGCGGATACAGGCTGATGAAGTGTTGAATGGTGATCGTCCCGAGAATTTTTCCGCCGGCTATAGATTGCAGCCCTTCTTTGGCCGTAAGCGCGGCTTGCAGCCCGTCCGGCAAATATCGGTTCTCCGCCACGCGGCCGGTATATTCTTCGATCAGCTCGATTTTGCCGTCCCGGACAATGTAGTCGATGTCTTTTTTTAGTAATGATTCCACATGCAGCGCGCAATTTAATGCCGTTAACAAATGACTATTATGGCTATCGTACAAATTGCCGCATCCCAGCAGCGATTCCGCTTTCGCAGCGCCTGCTTCATTTAAATAAACGTTCCGCTGGAACTCGTCGAAGTCGTAATGCTCAGCTTGCTTGAGCTGCCGAGCCACTTCTGCGAAACGAAAGCTGTCGCTCCTGGAAGAGGGCGAATCACCGCTGATGACTAGCGGCACCCGCGCTTCGTCGAGAAGCAGCGAATCCGCTTCGTCGACGATGACGTAATGGAAAGGGCGATGCACGGTATCGGCTTCGCTTAGTGCGATTGTGTCGCGCAAGTAATCGAATCCCGCTTCTTTGGCCGTAACATAGGTTATATCCTTGGCGTATGCTTCCCGTTTCTCGGACAGGCTCATGCCCGCTTGAGCCGAGTTTACCGTTAACCCGAGGAAACGATAGATCGGGCCCATCCACTCCGCATCCCGTTTGGCCAAGTAATCGTTAAAAGTCAGAACATGAACACCTTTGCCGGTCAGTGCATTTAGATATGCAGGCATAACAGCAGAAAGTGTTTTTCCTTCACCGGTATGCTGCTCAATCAAGAATCTCTCGTGCAGAGCGATGGCAGCCATGATCTGGACATCGTAAGGCTGTAATCCGAGCTTTCTCTTGGCTGCCTCGCAGACTAACGCATAAGCATCGATAAGCAGCTCATCTAAAGGGGTGCCCGATTTTGCTTCTTCTTGCAGCCGGAGGGATTCCGCTTGAAGCTGTCTATCGTCCCATGCTTCCAAATCCCGTTTCCTGATGAGCTCCACTTTGTCCTGATAAACTTTCAGCTTATTCTGGGTATCGCGGTCTTTGAACTTTTGCATCAATTTGACGGCTATATTCATAGAAAGTTGATCTCCCCTCGATAGAAATACGCTTAGTTTTGAGCAATACTTGCGCTGATCAGTCGCTTAACGCGTCCTTGATTCAATCTACCAAAATATTCTATTAAATGCAATTTGGCCAAATGATAGAGACTATTAAAACGTGGATGCTTCTAGGTACTCTGCAAGTATTATCATCTTCGAGTTCTTGTTTGTAGATTGTTTTGCAAAAGAACGCAAAAAGGACTGAACCGGGATCTTACTAATGACCCAGTTCAGTCCACAAAACTACTTATCCAAATTCCTCTATGAGATGAACCGCTAGAATAATCCTATTTGCCAGCTTCTGCTTCTTCATAGATAAGGCATCGAAGAGTCTGATCTGGGTAGCGTAGCTCTGCAGTATAACTGCTGCCATCTTCGAGCAACATTTTGACCGCTACCATGCCGCGTTTATTATTTACGTCAGTGTCTGTCAGGGAAGCCATGACGATTTTTCGGGTTTCTCCTTGTCTGTCTGTAACTATTTTTGTAGCCTCGTTAATCCAGGTTGCATCCTTTTGGACAGCGATGGCAGCTTCAGCATTGATCGGGGTTCTTGTGAGTGAAAAATTAGCTGCGGTCGTATCTACTACCGTCCGGGTGGAGGGATCAATAATTACGGTATATTGCCAAAATTCCTTACCTTGTCCTCTTAAGGTGTTGGTTTTATAAGGGGTGAAGATTACCATCCAGGTCTTTTTCTTTGATAGCATGGATTCTCCTTGGCTTGCTTTTACTTCAAGCTTGGAGACGTCAGCTCCGAATATTTTACGCACGCTTGAAGCAGCCATGGCGACGGCGTCGGTCTGGCTCAAATTCCCTGTGTCCGGAGGGGTTACAATCTTCCGCTTGGACAAGGCATAAGCCTCCCGGTAGAACCAGTCAATATATTGTAACAGTTCCTCGTCAGTCAATGTCCGATTCGGATACTTGAGCGTGTTTTTCTCCAAGTCTAAATAAAACTCCGCTTGTCCCGATTTTAACGGGAACAGCTGCTTGGGACGAAGGCCGTCATACACATACTGGTCTTCCAATATCAGCCTCCGGTTTATTTCATCCTCGGTCATCTCCCTTCCGATGGTGATAATTTCGTTATTGGGCTTGTCCGCAAAATCGTAAATTTGCTGCATTTCTTCTTGGGTCATCAGCTGCTCTAGATCTCTGTTCACAGTAGATACCGGAGCTTCTGCTTCTACTTTTAATACGGGTGCCTTGCTGCTGGTCAAGGCTAGATTGCCCGAGTTTTGTACTGCAGGAATGCTCTTGGCGGCGGTGGTATTCACAAATCCTGGGACAATCATTGCGCTCACCGCTAGCACGCTTCCAGAGAACAAGAGTACAGTGAGTGTAGCGGAAATCTTGCTGTTCTTCATTTAACTTAACCTCCATTGGGATCGGATGATGATGAATCTTCCTAACCTTAATCTAAAGATGTTATAGAGTAGGAGGGCAGTTGTTATAGAGTTGTAAAAAGAGTTTGATGCTAGTTCCCTCGCCGAGGACAGAGTTTAAGATCAGCCTGGCCTTATGCGCTTCAGCAATTTGCCGACATAGGGATAATCCTAGTCCTGCGCCGCCGTATTCACGTGAACGAGCCTGGTCTCCCCGGTAGAACGGTTCAAACACACGTTTAGCCATCTCTGTGGTGATTCCGGTTCCCGTATCACGGATTTCTAGCACGGCTTCTCCATCCAGCTCATAGGCCAGCATGTGGATTTCGCTGCCTTGCTTGGAGGCGTGAATTGCATTCTCAACCAGATTTACCAATAATGAAGCTAGTAAATCGGGATCTGCCCAGACATTTAGAATCGTATGGTGGACATGAAATCTTATGCCAGCATCCGTCAATTTTGGACGCTCCGTCTCTTGGATAGCTTGAAATAGTTCCGAAATATCCACCTGCTGAAGATCCAACGGCTGATGCCGGAGGACAGACAAATCCAGCAGCTTGAAGGCCAGATTCTTGAGACGAAGGGTTTCACTAAGAATATAGCCGCCCGCAGTTTGCTGTTCTTCCTGTCCAATATTGGCCGTGGTCAGAAACTCGGCGAATCCCTGCATGCTGGTCAAAGGCGTGCGTAACTCGTGGGCCAAATTATCCACCATCCTCTGTTTCTCTTCCGCCATGTCCGAGAGTTCGGTAACCCGCTGCTCCACGGCCTCCGCCATCCGGTTGAAGTTCAGGGCCAGTTCGCCAAATTCATCTTTGCTGCGCAGCTGCACCCGTTTCGTATAGTCGCCTCCGGCGATCGTTTTGCTGGTCTCTGACAGGAGCTTTAGCGGTTTGCTAAGATGCCGGATTAGCAGAT contains the following coding sequences:
- a CDS encoding HAMP domain-containing sensor histidine kinase, with product MRFWHKILLSVLALFIAALDVSVIMVMKKSWQLNMDSEMQRASSEQLLIANNIYENLNSIQARGTALTPILLASVSESYGDYYRKQGIYLQLWENDRMIYPPQKGQFGKSDFGKGSQPESSDERSIQLSTQLPAPYQHVLLVYQRDISELFNKQQELNRFFVMINWIVGPVLLLLLYLLIRHLSKPLKLLSETSKTIAGGDYTKRVQLRSKDEFGELALNFNRMAEAVEQRVTELSDMAEEKQRMVDNLAHELRTPLTSMQGFAEFLTTANIGQEEQQTAGGYILSETLRLKNLAFKLLDLSVLRHQPLDLQQVDISELFQAIQETERPKLTDAGIRFHVHHTILNVWADPDLLASLLVNLVENAIHASKQGSEIHMLAYELDGEAVLEIRDTGTGITTEMAKRVFEPFYRGDQARSREYGGAGLGLSLCRQIAEAHKARLILNSVLGEGTSIKLFLQLYNNCPPTL
- a CDS encoding MFS transporter, translating into MESTEAQNKKHWKRDIIIFLSSQTFSLFGSALVQYAIMWYVTLTTKSGMMMTLFIICGFIPTFLLSPFAGVWADRFNRKYLIIIADAMIAFVTLILAITFLLGYDEIWLLFAIAAVRALGAGVQSPAVGAILPQIVPEDKLTKVNGINGSLQALMMFVAPIVSASLLSLATIEVIFFIDVVTAAIAIFTLSFFLKISLHKKATDKQTTSYLEDFKQGLSYIKNHSFLKTFFIFFAFFFVLMAPAAFLTPLQVTRSFGDDYWRLTAIEIAFSIGMMAGGAIIASWGGFRNKVYTMTFASLIMGVCTLALGVVPVFWIYLAMMAIFGVAIPVFNTPTTVMLQEKVDPDYLGRIFGVFGMISTSMMPIGMLIFGPLADVIKIEWLLVGTGLLTVVLSIFFIRNKRLVEAGMPLIKEASQE
- a CDS encoding DEAD/DEAH box helicase, which translates into the protein MNIAVKLMQKFKDRDTQNKLKVYQDKVELIRKRDLEAWDDRQLQAESLRLQEEAKSGTPLDELLIDAYALVCEAAKRKLGLQPYDVQIMAAIALHERFLIEQHTGEGKTLSAVMPAYLNALTGKGVHVLTFNDYLAKRDAEWMGPIYRFLGLTVNSAQAGMSLSEKREAYAKDITYVTAKEAGFDYLRDTIALSEADTVHRPFHYVIVDEADSLLLDEARVPLVISGDSPSSRSDSFRFAEVARQLKQAEHYDFDEFQRNVYLNEAGAAKAESLLGCGNLYDSHNSHLLTALNCALHVESLLKKDIDYIVRDGKIELIEEYTGRVAENRYLPDGLQAALTAKEGLQSIAGGKILGTITIQHFISLYPQICGMTATAHASAMDFEDIYALQVVQIPPNRSNIRIDHPHRIYTHKEAKLKALVQEISAVHRTGRPILIGTSSVEESDMLAEALAAAGVSCHVLNAKNDAEEAGIIAKAGEISAVTVSTNMAGRGVDIRLGGGDPAQAEVVAKLGGLYVIGTHVNESVRIDDQLRGRSGRQGDPGASVFYVSLEDELMLRFGIHKTVRAPKQDEALEEVLSSKITSIQRIVMGQNFDIHKELNGYSDMVEDQRRILYAERLRILKGEQPLSPAEQRVRLFYIDELWADHLAYVSYLREGIHLESLASRNPIDEFHSQITEAYEQIPSKINSASEDMLERLEGSNDPAEWEKFGLKSPASTRTYIINDQYLQNKRTSWTGTTVFAYWLRMIAKPIFKLSKY